One Misgurnus anguillicaudatus chromosome 19, ASM2758022v2, whole genome shotgun sequence genomic region harbors:
- the LOC129426479 gene encoding LOW QUALITY PROTEIN: interferon-induced very large GTPase 1-like (The sequence of the model RefSeq protein was modified relative to this genomic sequence to represent the inferred CDS: inserted 2 bases in 1 codon) — MSTTDSTVSVVHNPARRRRHSKEKDPPYMRIILLGKDVSTNSRVVNFILERSAFDSEAPPDDHQIERVRGKDMMIINCPHLLQLNLSYHQIIQTVRECVDLSHPGPHILLLIFKHDECSREEQQRLEIILNYFSDSVYQHTLVLTTHDSHSDHQTEVNDNIQKIIKQSFNRHYRLKRNCTAPHLIETFRDIVKSNDNRYLICDVYEDAESFIVKQQTDERDLPEMRDDVRIVLLGKTGVGKSATGNTILNKQAFISDESFESVTSECQKQTAEINNRLITVIDTPGLFDTERSHEEIKREMMNCISMILPGPHVFLLLVPLGRFTQEEAESVKIIQETFGENSLMYTMVLFTRGDNLRNKTIEECLGKPGSGIRNLLEECGNRYHVFNNNLTEDQTQVSLLLEKIDHMVKANGGSYYSSKIFREMEREKQQQQIKKLMERIEELSREKEEQERQMRDEMRREREKDERQNREVNEKIREREREMWAEYNQRLKEREELQKENEKIKQEKEKIGREKEDLQLRHVGEIERLTKHIEEEKLNQDKEKKKREEEFRQKEEEYKTEIKEKDEHVREMRDEMRRDKNETDELKKENKDLQMKYETQTDKLMNTIENHERERKRREDEFREREERYKREIKEKEEQERQMRKEREEHERQRQDERQIYKEKIEREKEDQLEEFEKRIKEERNMREEQEKICEDKLKLMKEENEEELKRRTTEMIEKHEREKEEMNKISQSQRKSSSDKMTLIINTVLMFCLLNKDFETAGIRSDEHLQQDKTEQIQHLFQKLHLTDKHQNKLRASDVLQISKHSLQSHESCAEEELVKIYLQKLLMMNYTARYIKTKNTNEQHHTQQTDXSLEEKDIFEEMSLSNYICKSDRVHPMDVQMSVFHCADSFLKQLMVTKLSQCQFALPLLVPHPFTQQIEFPLWTFRQINKSWKMRNTNNDIINKKEPVYKAETPMVSFFRFDSVSSSKSQLMNNLINEKHNTFFHRNCPGSSRTRLLMDGVVEIAWFCPSGKDTDKFNNCVAFCNLHGDAGVHEKQLQILTQMSSVNVVLLPKLDRNDKNASKIQNLFRDSKPLICLLTDDESAVIKMRRGIYKIGLKDRNQSDVSEELRRAINDCLSSSASASMFRLEDLSKHSDIRVDEEDDEDCRRGREAAQQMMSLLKNKDLTKIKESLLPHQGKLWHQWCQKNKELHRPQGEDIEQEISRKQTEMKKIREQQHEIHMSQFITLFIKEMDSHNNANKMFFVEWLRILLNEFTTADLCDLHYKYDEKWSTVFSPKSNYKSKKLKAEQAELQRISEKLQTATFGLEHIIREIGQIYESCSSVNKNKTDLQCDFSSLTSLAAEMMICGFPLELMDGDVDHVPLIWITSVLDELIQKLGDQRVFVLSVLGIRSSGKSTMLNAMFGLQFGVGAGRCTRGAFMQLIRVSEEMKDQMKFDYILVVDTGGLRSLELTGRSTRLHDNELATFVVGLGQLTLINIFGENPAEMQDILQIVVRAFLRMKKVNLNPSCMFVHQNVSDVTAGKKNMEGKRRLQETLDEMTKVAAKEEADDAKCFSDVIHFDVQNDVKYFAQLWEGSPPMAPPNPNYCENIQELKKTIITQASKSVGMSLTHLRERVKDLWEALLNERFVFSFKNSLEISVYRRLETEYSKWTWTLRSAMLEIENKLQNKIEDKSIHEIEETDLQRDLKKKSEEVKNSMSEFFEKDTDKDILIQWKTSFEIKITELQESIIRKTKRKLNQVLQQRDLKKKIDDQRTQHENTLLEKSKELALKLKDKNEEILKREFDLFWEKCVKKIIRDTPPIKDIDIMRDVKEILSDIYKSLSVDTWNNKMNIFIVQNYSDYVKIKKSSGITERCVNFFKSDRQSFLLETQIRTLVNGIADQIDTMIRSFNMSKMGYNKSCIQDLIGYIKSRITEYEEKSVKYVFRKEFFIDLVFSIFKSVEKTFNDQHRMFRESNDPVLYLMKKRDEYFRIFQKYCNGATSAFIFGEIICQKLKELIEQSLYKQTARDLADEIRSNCPSLNGNRSNLEKHILKRLAEEENFDKYMNYIHNPKEHFKSFIRDEVHHYISSKFTVSVQPKMKENIKVLQQKILTAAHESTEDVQVKNGDVDLWLKFFTQKLSDVLIFSVKDFSGVKHDVDYELLEDVMITKLPSIISEISREFSTDTFDKKLNPYNRPDEILIDHFCQCCWVKCPFCKAICTNTIENHYGDHSVPFHRVTGINGTHLSETTNLSISICTAEVASNQYFYTSDGHRVLYREYRRAGEVYAKWSITPDLSELPYWKWFVCKFQKDLESFYNKKFQGKGKIPNEWRQYTKQDAIESLDKYI, encoded by the exons ATGTCCACCACTGACAGCACAG TGTCTGTTGTTCACAATCCTGCTCGCAGGAGAAGACACAGCAAAGAAAAAGATCCTCCTTACA TGAGGATTATTCTGCTGGGTAAAGATGTGTCAACAAACAGTCGAGTGGTAAACTTCATATTAGAGAGATCAGCGTTTGATAGTGAAGCTCCTCCAGATGATCATCAGATTGAGAGAGTCAGAGGAAAAGACATGATGATCATCAACTGTCCTCATCTGCTCCAGCTGAACCTCTCATATCATCAGATCATACAGACAGTGAGAGAGTGTGTGGATCTGTCTCATCCAGGACCTCATATCCTCCTTCTCATCTTTAAACATGATGAGTGTTCAAGAGAAGAACAACAGCGTCTGGAGATCATCCTCAACTATTTCTCTGATAGTGTTTATCAACACACACTGGTGCTCACAACACACGACTCACACAGTGATCATCAGACTGAAGTCAATGACAACATAcagaaaatcattaaacaatccTTTAACAGACATTACAGACTGAAGAGAAACTGCACTGCTCCTCATCTCATAGAGACATTTAGAGACATTGTCAAATCAAATGATAACCGTTATCTGATCTGTGATGTTTATGAAGATGCAGAGAGTTTTATAGTGAAGCAGCAGACAGATGAAAGAG ATCTTCCAGAGATGAGAGATGATGTGAGGATTGTGCTGCTGGGTAAAACTGGAGTTGGGAAGAGTGCCACAGGAAACACAATCTTAAACAAACAAGCGTTTATATCTGATGAATCTTTTGAATCAGTGACCAGTGAATGTCAGAAACAAACAGCTGAAATCAACAACAGATTGATCACTGTGATCGACACTCCAGGACTGTTTGATACTGAACGCAGTCATGAAGAGATCAAGAGAGAAATGATGAACTGTATCTCAATGATTCTGCCAGGACCTCATGTGTTTCTTTTACTGGTTCCACTGGGACGATTTACACAAGAGGAAGCAGAATCAGTGAAGATCATTCAAGAGACGTTTGGTGAAAACTCTTTAATGTACACAATGGTGCTCTTCACCAGAGGAGATAATCTGAGAAACAAAACTATTGAAGAGTGTTTGGGAAAACCTGGATCTGGGATTAGAAACCTGCTAGAAGAGTGTGGAAACAGATATCATGTGTTCAATAATAATCTGACTGAAGATCAAACACAAGTTTCTCTTCTACTGGAGAAAATAGATCACATGGTGAAAGCAAACGGAGGAAGTTACTACTCATCTAAGATATTCAGAGAGATGGAAcgagaaaaacaacaacaacaaataaagaaactgaTGGAGAGAATTGAAGAACTGAGCCGAGAGAAAGAAGAGCAAGAGAGACAGATGAGAGATGAGATGAGAAGAGAACGAGAAAAAGATGAGAGACAAAACCGAGAAGTGAATGAGAAaataagagaaagagaaagagaaatgtGGGCTGAATATAATCAGAGACTTAAAGAGAGAGAGGAACTGCAGAAAGAGAACGAGAAGATCAAacaagagaaagagaaaataggAAGAGAGAAAGAAGATCTTCAGCTGAGACATGTAGGAGAAATAGAGAGATTAACAAAACACATAGAGGAAGAAAAACTGAATCAAGACAAAGAGAAGAAGAAAAGAGAAGAAGAATTCAGACAAAAAGAAGAAGAATACAAGACAGAAATAAAAGAGAAAGATGAACATGTGAGAGAGATGAGAGATGAGATGAGAAGAGATAAAAATGAAACGGATGAactgaagaaagaaaataaagatcTCCAGATGAAATATGagacacaaacagacaaactgaTGAATACAATAGAGaatcatgagagagagagaaagagaagagaagatgagtttagagagagagaagagagatataaaagagaaataaaagaGAAAGAGGAGCAAGAGAGACAGATGAGAAAAGAAAGAGAGGAACATGAGAGACAAAGACAAGACGAGAGACAGATTTAT aaagagaaaatagaaagagagaaagaagatCAACTAGAAGAGTTTGAGAAGAGAATAAAGGAGGAGAGAAACATGAGAGAAGAACAAGAAAAGATCTGTGAAGATAAACTGAAACTCATGAAAGAAGAGAATGAAGAAGAACTAAAGAGAAGAACAACAGAGATGATAGAGAAAcatgaaagagagaaagaagagaTGAATAAGATCTCTCAGTCACAG AGGAAATC AAGTTCAGATAAAATGACACTGATAATAaatactgttttaatgttttgtctATTAAATAAGGACTTTGAAACAGCAGGAATCAGATCAGATGAACATCTACAACAAGATAAGactgaacaaatacaacatCTGTTTCAGAAGCTTCATCTTACAGACAAACATCAGAATAAACTGAGAGCTTCAGATGTTCTTCAGATATCTAAACATTCATTACAGTCTCATGAGTCTTGTGCTGAAGAAGAGCTGGTGAAGATTTATCTACAGAAACTACTGATGATGAACTACACAGCAAGATacattaaaactaaaaacaccaATGAACAACATCACACACAACAAACAGA CTCACTTGAGGAGAAggatatttttgaagaaatgtCTTTGTCTAATTACATATGTAAATCAGACCGTGTTCACCCGATGGATGTTCAGATGTCTGTGTTTCATTGTGCTGATAGTTTcctaaagcagctgatggtcACTAAACTCTCACAGTGTCAGTTTGCTCTTCCTCTTCTTGTTCCTCATCCATTCACACAACAGATTGAGTTTCCTCTCTGGACATTCAGACAAATCAACAAGAGCTGGAAGATGAGAAATACTAACAATGACATCATCAATAAAAAAGAGCCGGTGTACAAAGCAGAAACTCCAATGGTGTCGTTCTTCAGGTTTGATTCTGTGTCTTCATCCAAGTCTCAGCTAATGAACAATCTGATCAATGAGAAACACAACACGTTCTTCCACAGGAACTGTCCAGGCAGCAGCAGAACCAGACTACTGATGGATGGAGTGGTGGAGATCGCCTGGTTCTGCCCATCTGGAAAAGACACAGATAAATTTAATAACTGTGTTGCTTTCTGTAATCTTCATGGTGATGCAGGAGTCCATGAGAAACAACTGCAGATTCTGACTCAAATGTCTTCAGTCAATGTTGTTCTTCTACCAAAACTTGACAGGAAtgataaaaatgcatcaaagatTCAAAACCTCTTCAGAGACTCAAAGCCACTTATTTGTCTTCTTACTGATGATGAATCTGCTGTCATTAAGATGAGGAGAGGAATATATAAAATAGGTTTGAAAGACAGAAATCAGTCAGATGTATCAGAAGAACTCAGAAGAGCTATAAATGATTGTCTCTCATCTTCAGCATCAGCTTCCATGTTCAGACTTGAAGATTTGTCCAAACACTCAGATATCAGAGTAGATGAGGAAGATGATGAAGACTGCAGGAGAGGAAGAGAAGCAGCACAACAGATGATGAGTTTACTGAAGAATAAAGATCTGACAAAGATCAAAGAATCACTTCTGCCTCATCAGGGGAAACTCTGGCATCAGTGGTGTCAGAAGAACAAAGAACTTCATCGACCTCAAGGGGAAGACATAGAACAAGAAATAAGcagaaaacaaacagaaatgaAGAAAATTCGTGAACAGCAACATGAAATTCACATGAGTCAGTTTATAACGTTATTCATAAAAGAAATGGATTCACACAACAATGCTAATAAGATGTTTTTCGTGGAATGGCTCAGAATCCTCCTGAATGAATTTACCACAGCTGATCTTTGTgatttacattacaaatatgATGAAAAGTGGTCAACAGTTTTCTCTCCGAAAAGTAACTATAAATCTAAGAAACTCAAAGCTGAACAAGCAGAACTTCAGAGAATATCTGAAAAACTTCAAACAGCAACATTTGGCTTGGAGCACATCATAAGAGAGATCGGTCAGATCTATGAATCATGTTCATCTGTGAATAAGAACAAGACAGATCTGCAGTGTGACTTCTCTTCTCTCACGAGTCTTGCAGCAGAGATGATGATCTGTGGATTTCCACTGGAGCTGATGGATGGAGATGTTGATCATGTTCCTCTGATCTGGATCACTTCTGTTCTAGATGAACTCATACAGAAACTGGGAGACCAGAGAGTCTTTGTGCTGTCAGTTTTAGGGATAAGGAGCTCTGGGAAATCCACCATGCTGAATGCCATGTTTGGACTTCAGTTTGGAGTCGGTGCTGGACGATGCACCAGAGGAGCTTTCATGCAACTGATCAGAGTATCAGAGGAGATGAAAGATCAGATGAAGTTTGATTATATTTTGGTTGTTGATACTGGGGGTCTTCGATCTCTAGAACTGACTGGAAGATCCACGAGACTTCATGACAATGAACTGGCCACATTTGTTGTGGGTCTTGGACAGCTGACATTAATCAACATCTTTGGAGAAAACCCAGCTGAGATGCAGGATATTCTTCAGATTGTTGTTCGGGCCTTTCTGAGGATGAAGAAGGTCAATCTGAATCCCAGCTGTATGTTTGTACATCAGAACGTTTCAGACGTCACAGCTGGAAAGAAAAACATGGAGGGAAAGAGACGACTGCAGGAGACACTAGACGAGATGACAAAAGTCGCTGCTAAAGAGGAAGCTGATGATGCTAAATGTTTCAGTGATGTCATTCATTTTGATGTACAGAATGATGTGAAGTATTTTGCTCAGCTGTGGGAGGGAAGCCCACCAATGGCACCACCGAACCCAAACTACTGTGAAAATATTCAAGAACTGAAGAAAACTATTATTACACAAGCCTCAAAATCAGTTGGTATGAGTCTGACACACCTGCGTGAGAGAGTTAAAGATCTCTGGGAGGCTTTACTGAACGAACGATTTGTGTTCAGCTTCAAAAATTCTCTGGAGATTTCAGTATACAGGAGACTGGAGACAGAATACAGTAAGTGGACCTGGACTCTACGCAGTGCCATGCTGGAAATTGAGAACAAACTACAAAACAAAATAGAAGATAAATCAATTCATGAAATTGAGGAAACAGATCTTCAGAGAGACCTGAAGAAGAAAAGTGAAGAAGTGAAAAACTCAATGTCAGAATTCTTTGAGAAAGACACAGATAAAGATATACTGATTCAGTGGAAAacatcatttgaaataaaaatcacaGAGCTCCAGGAAAGCATTATAAGAAAAACTAAGAGGAAGTTAAATCAAGTTCTTCAGCAGCGAGACCTGAAGAAAAAGATTGATGATCAGAGGACACAACATGAAAACACTCTCTTAGAAAAGAGTAAAGAACTTGCATTAAAACTCaaagacaaaaatgaagaaatacTAAAAAGAGAGTTTGATTTGTTTTGGGAAAAGTGTGTGAAGAAGATCATCAGAGATACTCCACCAATCAAAGACATTGACATAATGAGAGATGTGAAAGAGATCCTCAGTGACATCTATAAAAGTCTCTCTGTAGACACCTGGAACAACAAAATGAATATTTTCATTGTGCAGAATTATTCAGATTATGTAAAGATAAAGAAATCCAGCGGAATTACAGAACGTTGTGTTAATTTCTTCAAAAGTGACAGACAGAGTTTTCTTCTTGAAACTCAAATAAGAACCCTAGTCAATGGTATTGCTGATCAGATAGACACAATGATTCGGTCATTTAATATGTCAAAGATGGGCTACAACAAAAGCTGCATTCAAGACCTCATAGGTTACATCAAGTCAAGAATAACAGAATATGAGGAGAAGTCAGTGAAATATGTATTCAGGAAAGAATTTTTCATAGATTTGGTATTTTCTATATTTAAGAGTGTAGAAAAGACATTCAATGATCAACACAGAATGTTCAGAGAATCCAATGATCCTGTTCTCTATCTGATGAAGAAGAGAGATGAATACTTTAGGATTTTCCAGAAATACTGTAATGGAGCAACATCAGCTTTTATTTTTGGTGAGATCATCTGTCAGAAACTAAAAGAACTCATTGAACAGAGTCTCTATAAACAGACTGCCAGAGATTTAGCAGATGAAATCAGATCAAACTGTCCATCACTGAATGGAAACAGATCAAATCTGGAGAAACACATCCTGAAGAGACTGGCAGAAGAGGAGAACTTTGATAAATACATGAACTACATTCATAATCCAAAAGAACACTTCAAGAGTTTCATCAGAGATGAAGTCCATCACTACATCAGCAGTAAGTTTACTGTCAGTGTTCAACCCAAGATGAAGGAAAACATTAAAGTCCTGCAGCAGAAGATCCTGACAGCAGCTCATGAATCTACTGAAGATGTTCAAGTGAAGAATGGAGATGTTGATTTGTGGTTGAAGTTTTTCACACAGAAGCTCTCAGATGTTCTGATATTCTCTGTGAAGGACTTCAGTGGAGTCAAACATGATGTTGATTATGAACTCTTAGAAGATGTGATGATAACAAAACTTCCATCTATAATATCTGAAATCAGCAGAGAGTTCAGCACAGATACATTTGATAAAAAACTGAATCCCTACAACAGACCAGATGAGATTCTTATTGATCATTTCTGTCAGTGTTGTTGGGTTAAGTGTCCGTTCTGTAAAGCCATCTGCACCAACACAATAGAGAATCATTATGGAGATCACAGTGTTCCCTTTCATAGAGTGACTGGAATCAATGGGACACATCTCAGTGAAACTACAAATTTATCCATCAGTATTTGTACAGCAGAGGTGGCAAGTAATCAATATTTTTATACCTCAGATGGTCATAGAGTCCTCTACAGAGAATACAGAAGAGCAGGAGAAGTTTATGCAAAATGGAGTATCACCCCTGATCTCTCTGAGCTGCCCTACTGGAAGTGGTTTGTGTGCAAATTTCAGAAAGATCTAGAgagtttttacaataaaaaatttcAAGGGAAAGGAAAGATTCCAAATGAATGGAGGCAATACACAAAACAGGATGCTATTGAGAGTTTAGATAAATACATCTAA
- the LOC129436831 gene encoding GTPase IMAP family member 7, which yields MSLPSTSSETEGLTKRRRGSFDRDVPNMSLRIVLVGRTGAGKSSSGNTILGSRAFRAAKGASSVTKECWKETGEVAGREITLIDTPGLFDTETSEEFLTQEISKCVNMTAPGPHAIVLVIQPGPFTEEERMSVEKIRAIFGEEADKHTIILFTHGDELTSTIEEYISEANKDLQEIFKRCGGRYHVFNNKETEDRMQVLELLKKVDDMVTANKGGYYTSDSYREVETTLKTKEEELKKLYEKKLIDKQRELESRFNEEKRNLQEKIDRLTASEQEKEKKIKDLEELNQRNRSIIIEYKRYYETKLREVRQEAELHTRISEPKMTKILTKLLNLQL from the exons ATGTCGTTACCAAGTACATCATCAGAGACAGAAG GCCTAACAAAGAGAAGAAGAGGAAGCTTTGATAGAGATGTACCAAACA tgtCTTTAAGAATCGTTCTTGTAGGAAGGACTGGAGCTGGTAAAAGCTCTTCAGGAAACACAATCCTGGGCAGTAGAGCTTTCAGAGCAGCTAAAGGTGCTTCATCTGTTACCAAAGAGTGCTGGAAGGAAACAGGAGAGGTGGCCGGGAGAGAGATCACGCTCATTGATACACCTGGACTGTTTGATACTGAAACTTCAGAAGAGTTTCTCACACAAGAGATCAGTAAGTGTGTGAACATGACAGCACCAGGACCTCATGCCATCGTCCTGGTCATTCAGCCGGGTCCATTCACAGAAGAGGAGAGGATGTCAGTGGAGAAGATCAGAGCTATATTTGGAGAAGAAGCAGATAAACACACAATCATCCTCTTTACTCACGGTGATGAACTGACAAGCACTATTGAGGAATACATCAGTGAAGCCAATAAAGACCTGCAAGAAATCTTCAAGCGCTGTGGAGGAAGATATCATGTCTTCAATAATAAAGAAACTGAAGACCGCATGCAGGTTCTGGAGCTCCTGAAGAAAGTTGATGACATGGTCACGGCTAATAAAGGTGGATATTACACCAGTGACTCTTACAGAGAAGTGGAGACCACACTGAAGACCAAAGAAGAAGAACTGAAGAAACTCTATGAAAAGAAACTAATTGACAAACAGAGGGAACTAGAATCCAGATTTAATGAGGAGAAGAGAAATCTCCAGGAGAAAATAGACAGACTAACAGCATCTGAACaggaaaaagaaaagaagataAAAGATCTAGAGGAACTGAATCAGAGGAACAGATCTATAATAATTGAGTACAAGCGTTATTATGAGACAAAGCTCAGAGAAGTTAGACAGGAGGCAGAACTTCACACTCGTATCAGTGAACCGAAGATGACAAAGATCCTTACCAAGTTACTTAACCTCCAACTCTAA